In a single window of the Chitinivibrio alkaliphilus ACht1 genome:
- a CDS encoding methyl-accepting chemotaxis protein — protein MIQKVQGYVKNMGIQKKIAGGIIFLLTLSCLVLGILAYSVAANLVRTTLAETLTTFARENSEEITLHIQNHLLTLEAVAERNHIRSMDWELQLPALREQRERWGFLGIGIVFPDGTTQYADGTTADLADREYVQNAFAGEANMSDVIISRVTGDPVVMLAVPVRDTTEEIGAVLIARLDGFILSGYTDDMGFGDRGYAYIINGEGAVIAHPNRDFVRQGLNIIEESKHDESLLPLANQKRSMIAGNAGYDEYWFQGSFRLFGYAPIEGTDWSIAIGAERDEVLASLYAMRRNFIFLALLIIVIGGAVSFLTARSLTLPIIRIHEVVQKIAVGNFRDECPVYGTDEVGRIAESVNLLRNNLYEFMMALDAVGKGDLTVEFPVDDPEDQIVPVGNQMVAGLRQLVSKLRDVITQVESGSTQISDASQDLSEGATSSAANIEEINSSITEIGSRAKKNAENSQKAHDIAEDTNTKAHEGSSWMNDMVSSMGEIETASEKIRKVTKIIEDIAFQTNLLALNAAVEAARAGTHGKGFAVVAEEVRSLASRSGKAARETRELIESSGEKVSKGNEIAQKTSAMLSQITEGVEELLTVIDEVSVSSSDQATGVEEIGASLHDVDEIVQQNAASSEETASAAEELSSQAEDLKALVEKFKLS, from the coding sequence ATGATACAGAAAGTACAGGGGTATGTAAAAAATATGGGAATACAGAAGAAAATTGCCGGAGGTATTATCTTTCTTCTGACACTGAGTTGCTTAGTCTTGGGAATTCTTGCTTACAGTGTTGCAGCAAATCTCGTACGGACAACCTTAGCAGAAACCCTCACCACCTTTGCACGGGAAAACTCAGAAGAAATTACCTTGCACATTCAAAATCATCTCCTCACCCTTGAGGCAGTGGCGGAACGCAATCACATTCGCAGTATGGATTGGGAGCTTCAGTTGCCTGCTTTAAGAGAACAACGCGAGCGATGGGGTTTTTTAGGGATTGGCATTGTGTTCCCCGACGGAACGACCCAGTATGCAGATGGAACCACTGCTGATTTGGCAGATAGAGAGTATGTGCAAAATGCCTTTGCGGGAGAAGCAAATATGTCTGATGTAATTATCAGTCGCGTAACCGGTGATCCCGTGGTCATGCTTGCGGTACCAGTGCGTGATACCACTGAAGAGATCGGAGCGGTTCTCATTGCACGGCTTGATGGGTTTATTCTCTCTGGATACACTGATGATATGGGGTTTGGAGATCGTGGGTATGCCTATATTATTAACGGAGAGGGAGCGGTAATCGCTCACCCTAACAGAGATTTTGTGCGACAGGGGCTTAATATAATAGAAGAGAGCAAACACGATGAGTCCTTGCTCCCCTTGGCAAATCAAAAACGATCCATGATTGCCGGAAATGCCGGGTATGACGAATACTGGTTTCAAGGTTCTTTTCGTCTTTTTGGTTATGCTCCCATAGAGGGTACAGATTGGTCTATTGCAATAGGTGCAGAGCGTGATGAGGTTTTGGCCAGCCTCTATGCAATGCGGAGAAACTTTATCTTTCTTGCTCTGCTTATTATTGTGATCGGAGGAGCAGTATCCTTTTTAACCGCACGAAGTTTAACCCTTCCTATTATTCGCATTCATGAGGTTGTACAAAAAATCGCTGTAGGTAATTTCCGTGATGAGTGTCCTGTATATGGAACGGATGAGGTAGGGCGAATTGCTGAAAGTGTGAATTTGTTGAGAAACAATCTGTATGAGTTTATGATGGCCCTTGATGCGGTTGGTAAGGGAGATCTTACGGTGGAATTTCCCGTGGATGATCCAGAAGACCAGATTGTCCCTGTGGGAAATCAGATGGTTGCGGGGCTACGACAATTGGTAAGTAAGCTTCGCGATGTGATTACGCAAGTGGAGAGCGGATCGACGCAAATATCAGATGCCTCACAGGACCTTAGTGAAGGAGCAACCAGTTCTGCTGCTAACATCGAGGAAATAAACTCCTCTATTACGGAGATTGGCTCGCGGGCAAAAAAGAATGCCGAAAACAGCCAAAAGGCGCATGACATAGCCGAAGATACCAATACAAAAGCGCATGAGGGAAGCAGCTGGATGAATGATATGGTCTCTTCCATGGGAGAGATAGAAACCGCCAGTGAGAAAATACGTAAGGTAACAAAAATTATTGAAGATATCGCCTTTCAGACAAATCTTCTTGCCCTTAATGCCGCCGTGGAAGCAGCACGTGCAGGAACGCACGGCAAGGGCTTTGCCGTGGTTGCTGAGGAAGTACGAAGCCTCGCTTCACGCAGTGGAAAGGCCGCCCGTGAAACCCGTGAGCTTATAGAAAGCTCTGGAGAAAAGGTGTCCAAGGGCAATGAGATTGCACAGAAGACCTCTGCCATGCTATCACAGATTACCGAAGGAGTGGAGGAGCTATTAACCGTTATCGATGAAGTGTCTGTTTCTTCATCAGATCAGGCCACAGGAGTTGAAGAGATTGGGGCATCCCTCCATGATGTGGATGAGATTGTCCAGCAGAATGCGGCAAGCTCTGAAGAGACTGCTTCGGCGGCTGAGGAATTGTCTTCTCAGGCAGAGGATTTAAAGGCCTTGGTGGAAAAATTCAAATTGTCGTAG
- a CDS encoding methyl-accepting chemotaxis protein → MRNKQMSLQKRFLISITIVVSLILGGLFVGLLQRNNYLMESNMNREMELINRSYEEKGELLVGLISQISPVAIMSMDQYTLQTYASQLLRDEDVFRLDFIDTTEASLLSLSNEEGEGMHDYLLFERDIITDEEQLGVEMHLGSVQIYFSTHRLEEQWRASENRIVRERQRQRIAFLGLFAGILFVVLFAIYFLLRFIVIAPVRKGVGILQGISESGDLTIDLEHAFSGKTVTKEMHLFGTAVKDIVESQRKMVAYVRELAQGNWMVQLEQKSPKDELAVSLNKMIIQVRDALGHVRNSVDQVQSGSAQISNASQDLSEGATNSAANIEEINSSITEIGSQAKTNAENGEKARSIAEDTNTKAQEGSSWMNDMVSSMEEIEISSEKIRKVTKIIEDIAFQTNLLALNAAVEAARAGQHGKGFAVVAEEVRSLASRSGKAARETRELIESSGEKVRQGSEIAHKTSAMLTEITTGVEELLTVIDEVSASSSDQATGVEEIGASLNDVDEIVQQNAASSEETASAAEELSSQAEELKALVGKFKLS, encoded by the coding sequence TTGAGAAATAAGCAGATGTCACTTCAAAAACGTTTTTTGATCTCCATAACGATAGTCGTATCTCTTATACTGGGGGGGCTGTTTGTAGGCCTGCTCCAGAGAAATAACTATCTTATGGAGTCAAACATGAATCGGGAAATGGAACTAATCAACCGTTCCTATGAAGAAAAGGGAGAACTACTTGTGGGGCTTATTTCTCAAATATCTCCCGTAGCTATAATGAGCATGGATCAGTACACTCTGCAAACCTATGCATCACAATTGCTACGAGACGAGGATGTGTTTCGACTTGATTTTATTGATACTACAGAGGCGTCGCTTCTCTCTCTCTCCAATGAAGAGGGAGAGGGAATGCATGATTATCTTCTTTTTGAGCGTGATATTATTACAGATGAAGAACAGCTTGGTGTGGAGATGCATCTTGGAAGTGTTCAAATCTATTTTTCAACTCATCGTTTGGAAGAGCAGTGGAGGGCGTCTGAGAATCGTATTGTACGGGAACGGCAACGGCAAAGAATTGCCTTTTTGGGTCTCTTTGCAGGAATACTCTTTGTGGTTCTTTTTGCAATATACTTTCTGCTTCGATTCATTGTTATTGCTCCCGTTCGCAAGGGAGTTGGTATACTTCAAGGTATATCAGAGAGCGGTGATCTAACCATAGACTTAGAGCATGCTTTTTCTGGAAAAACAGTAACAAAAGAGATGCATCTTTTCGGTACTGCCGTGAAAGATATTGTTGAATCTCAGCGTAAGATGGTTGCGTATGTACGTGAACTTGCTCAGGGAAATTGGATGGTTCAGTTGGAACAGAAGTCTCCTAAGGATGAACTTGCTGTATCTTTAAATAAAATGATTATACAAGTTCGTGATGCCTTAGGTCATGTGCGTAACTCCGTAGACCAAGTGCAAAGCGGTTCGGCACAGATATCTAATGCTTCGCAGGATCTCAGCGAAGGAGCCACCAATTCTGCTGCGAACATTGAAGAGATAAATTCATCCATCACAGAGATTGGTTCCCAGGCCAAAACAAATGCGGAAAATGGAGAAAAAGCACGCAGTATTGCAGAAGATACCAATACAAAAGCCCAAGAGGGAAGCAGCTGGATGAATGATATGGTCTCCTCCATGGAAGAGATAGAAATCTCCAGTGAGAAAATACGAAAAGTAACAAAGATTATCGAAGATATTGCCTTTCAGACTAATCTTCTTGCCCTTAATGCTGCCGTGGAAGCAGCCCGTGCAGGGCAGCACGGCAAGGGCTTTGCCGTGGTTGCCGAAGAGGTGCGCAGCCTTGCGTCCCGCAGCGGAAAGGCTGCCCGGGAAACCCGTGAACTCATAGAAAGTTCCGGTGAAAAGGTACGCCAGGGCAGTGAGATCGCCCATAAAACCTCCGCCATGCTTACGGAGATCACCACAGGAGTGGAGGAGCTTTTGACTGTCATAGACGAAGTCTCAGCGTCCTCATCTGATCAGGCCACGGGAGTGGAAGAGATCGGCGCTTCCCTCAACGATGTTGATGAGATAGTACAGCAGAATGCCGCAAGCTCTGAAGAGACCGCATCCGCTGCGGAGGAGTTATCCTCTCAGGCTGAGGAGCTGAAGGCTCTGGTGGGGAAATTTAAATTGTCGTAA
- a CDS encoding rhodanese-like domain-containing protein has protein sequence MRFLLLCILCLFFVACGNIHRDEALTEDEILTYLSRVVGADNILEDYAMEYFDNLSSESNNLITPETLQKRIDNGDDIFILDIRRSSDYEESHIYGAENIWWFDIGRHLDQLPRDREIVVACYSGQSAGQVLGVLYLLGYEVLSLRGGMNNGWITADMPLHTPRSR, from the coding sequence ATGAGGTTCTTATTATTATGTATACTTTGTTTGTTTTTTGTTGCATGCGGCAATATCCACAGGGATGAGGCTCTTACTGAAGATGAGATCCTTACATATCTTTCGCGTGTTGTTGGAGCAGATAATATTCTAGAGGATTATGCTATGGAATATTTTGATAATCTTTCTTCCGAAAGCAATAATCTTATTACCCCTGAAACACTTCAAAAGAGAATTGATAATGGGGATGATATTTTTATTCTCGACATACGTCGTTCATCGGATTATGAGGAATCTCATATTTACGGTGCAGAAAATATTTGGTGGTTTGATATCGGGAGGCATCTGGACCAGCTGCCCCGTGACAGGGAAATAGTTGTTGCGTGCTATTCCGGTCAGTCGGCAGGTCAGGTTCTGGGTGTACTATATCTGCTTGGGTATGAGGTATTATCATTACGGGGCGGAATGAATAACGGTTGGATTACGGCAGATATGCCTCTTCATACCCCCCGAAGCCGATAA